One Manihot esculenta cultivar AM560-2 chromosome 6, M.esculenta_v8, whole genome shotgun sequence DNA segment encodes these proteins:
- the LOC122723780 gene encoding uncharacterized protein LOC122723780, giving the protein MAKGLIWATAEDLGRNRGRVISLYRQILRSLNSPSLPLNLAARLAKKAEVRAIFMLASEERSLHNINDLIDTGEYALSILRKGEIPNNIQW; this is encoded by the coding sequence ATGGCAAAAGGTCTGATATGGGCAACAGCAGAAGATCTGGGAAGGAATAGAGGACGGGTTATTTCTCTTTATCGCCAAATTTTGCGCAGCCTCAACTCTCCAAGTTTGCCTCTTAATTTAGCTGCTAGACTGGCTAAGAAGGCTGAAGTTCGTGCCATCTTCATGCTGGCTTCTGAGGAGAGATCCCTCCACAATATCAATGATCTTATCGACACTGGTGAATATGCTCTCTCTATCCTGAGAAAAGGTGAAATCCCCAACAACATCCAATGGTAA